From the Chelonoidis abingdonii isolate Lonesome George chromosome 12, CheloAbing_2.0, whole genome shotgun sequence genome, one window contains:
- the LOC116821084 gene encoding LOW QUALITY PROTEIN: uncharacterized protein LOC116821084 (The sequence of the model RefSeq protein was modified relative to this genomic sequence to represent the inferred CDS: inserted 2 bases in 1 codon) → MTPVWILLLLQLRLTREEDAYVQKGQDRVFPCGLVEPLSGGEEVTWSYNTGVPGSPSVLLFQGVAGQALKKEVARERLSTFPNHSLYLWGAEDGDMGTYWCSVQRVTRHTYQLNVVTGTQTVLTTGPTNMTCHQFSYVILDRQALPAVTWWVGGQRVQDTGGQQVQDAGGQWVQDTDGQGWQLVFSGSRAALLQACWNRSDLGARTKKRRVRCELNSMRVTFDLTGRDGARTPGFSGQGVGERGWLERGGGGHQDSWVPSLKLRREAPCSLVPQFPLRRSHLGDPPAHTQPEPPGPKSQTELYENVGLGYSSQQGAPILPGCDGPVGPCGVIAAPQALCWGPGGAXQHVNTQRPPQSGVRVSLRAPGAFQGEEVEEEPRHPAPHLPHPHGGWGDRWGLGSWGGWSGE, encoded by the exons ATGACCCCTGTCTGGATCTTACTCCTTCTCCAGCTGCGACTCACCAGAGAGGAAG ATGCCTACGTCCAGAAGGGGCAGGACCGGGTGTTCCCTTGCGGCCTGGTCGAGCCTCTCTCGGGCGGGGAAGAAGTGACGTGGTCCTACAATACCGGTGTTCCTGGGTCCCCGTCGGTGCTGTTATTCCAGGGTGTGGCAGGTCAGGCCCTGAAGAAGGAGGTGGCCCGGGAGCGGCTCTCCACGTTCCCCAACCACTCCCTGTACCTGTGGGGGGCCGAGGACGGAGACATGGGGACCTACTGGTGTTCGGTGCAGAGAGTCACCCGCCACACCTACCAGCTGAATGTTGTCACAG GGACCCAGACGGTGCTGACGACCGGCCCCACCAACATGACCTGCCACCAGTTCTCCTACGTGATCTTGGACCGGCAAGCGCTGCCGGCGGTGACATGGTGGGTTGGCGGGCAGCGGGTGCAGGACACTGGTGGGCAGCAGGTACAGGACGCCGGTGGGCAGTGGGTGCAGGACACCGACGGGCAGGGCTGGCAGCTCGTCTTCTCGGGCTCGCGGGCGGCGCTGCTCCAGGCCTGCTGGAACAGGAGCGATCTGGGGGCCAGGACGAAGAAAAGACGGGTCAGGTGTGAGCTGAACAGCATGCGGGTCACCTTCGACCTCACCGGTAGGGACGGGGCCAGGACGCCAGGGTTCTCTGGGCAAGGAGTAGGGGAgaggggg tggttagagcggggcgGCGgtgggcaccaggactcctgggtcccatccCTGAAGCTCAGAAGAGAGGCCCCCTGCTCACTTGTCCCCCAATTCCCTCTCCGCAGGTCACACCTGGGCGACCCTCCCGCGCACACCCAGCCAG AGCCTCCCGGACCCAAATCCCAGACGGAGCTGTATGAGAACGTGGGGCTGGGATA TTcatcccagcagggggcgccgatCCTGCCCGGTTGTGATGGCCCCGTTGGCCCCTGTGGCGTGATCGCCGCCCCTCAAGCCCTGTGCTGGGGTCCGGGCGGGGC GCAGCATGTCAACACCCAGCGCCCCCCACAGAGCGGGGTCAGAGTCTCCCTGAGGGCACCAGGGGCTTTCCAAGGAGAAGAGGTGGAAgaggaacccaggcatccggctccccaccttccccacccccatgggggctggggtGACAGATGGGGCCTGGGCAGTTGGGGGGGTTGGAGCGGAGAATAA
- the LOC116821079 gene encoding sperm acrosome membrane-associated protein 4-like: MGKVLLLCLAALSFVGIGAALKCLKCDFTVFGIPCHTTTVTCLDNQLCATIRGRAAGHKLIMKKNCVDKGKCHINDTSSFAGITYSTSYECCEGEFCNSAAGAGAQLSLAAGLAMLGAWLARGL, encoded by the exons ATGGGCAAAGTCCTCCTTCTGTGCCTGGCCGCACTGAGCTTTGTCGGGATCG GCGCAGCCCTGAAGTGCTTGAAATGCGACTTCACCGTATTTGGCATCCCCTGCCACACCACCACCGTCACCTGCCTGGACAACCAGCTCTGTGCCACCATCCGGGGCCGCGCAG CCGGCCACAAGCTGATCATGAAGAAGAACTGTGTTGACAAGGGGAAATGCCACATCAACGACACCTCGTCCTTCGCCGGCATCACCTACAGCACCTCCTACGAGTGCTGCGAGGGCGAATTCTGCAACTCAGCCGCGGGCGCCGGGGCCCAGCTCTCCCTGGCCGCAGGGCTGGCCATGCTGGGGGCCTGGCTCGCCCGGGGCCTCTAA